In the genome of Raphanus sativus cultivar WK10039 chromosome 4, ASM80110v3, whole genome shotgun sequence, one region contains:
- the LOC108849746 gene encoding peroxidase 45, which translates to MEKKTNQTIFSIFTLLLLFASSVSAQLRTGFYQNSCPNVESIVRNAVRQKFQQTFVTAPATLRLFFHDCFVRGCDASIMIASPSERDHPDDMSLAGDGFDTVVKAKQAVDRDPRCRNKVSCADILALATREVVVLTGGPSYPVELGRRDGRLSTKASVQNNLPQPGFNLNQLNAMFNRHGLSQTDMIALSGAHTLGFAHCGKFSNRIYNFSPRTRIDPSLNSGYALQLRQMCPQRVDPRIAINMDPTSPRTFDNAYFKNLQQGKGLFTSDQVLFTDQRSRATVNSFANSETAFRQAFISAITKLGRVGVMTGNAGEIRRDCSRVN; encoded by the exons ATGGAGAAGAAGACTAACCAAACCATCTTCTCCATatttactcttcttcttctttttgcttCAAGTGTCTCTGCTCAGCTTCGGACAGGTTTCTACCAGAACTCATGCCCGAACGTAGAAAGCATTGTCCGTAACGCCGTCCGTCAAAAATTCCAGCAGACTTTTGTCACTGCTCCAGCCACCCTCCGCCTCTTCTTCCACGATTGCTTCGTTCGT gGATGTGATGCTTCGATAATGATAGCATCTCCATCGGAGAGAGACCATCCGGATGACATGTCATTGGCCGGAGACGGATTTGACACAGTGGTGAAGGCGAAGCAGGCCGTTGATAGAGATCCTAGATGCCGCAACAAAGTCTCATGTGCTGACATTTTGGCTCTCGCTACTCGTGAAGTCGTCGTTTTG ACCGGAGGACCTAGCTACCCGGTGGAGCTAGGGAGGAGAGATGGCAGATTATCTACGAAGGCAAGCGTTCAAAATAATTTGCCACAGCCCGGGTTTAACCTAAACCAGCTCAATGCCATGTTCAACCGTCACGGTCTCTCTCAAACCGACATGATCGCCCTCTCAG GAGCGCACACTCTCGGATTCGCACATTGCGGAAAATTCTCGAACCGAATTTACAATTTTAGCCCTAGAACCCGTATCGACCCGAGTTTGAACAGTGGCTACGCGCTTCAGCTTCGCCAGATGTGCCCGCAACGTGTGGACCCACGTATCGCGATCAACATGGATCCGACCTCGCCACGTACTTTCGACAACGCTTACTTCAAGAACCTTCAACAAGGAAAGGGTCTTTTCACGTCTGATCAAGTATTGTTCACAGACCAACGGTCTAGAGCTACGGTTAATTCGTTTGCCAACAGTGAAACAGCTTTTAGACAAGCTTTTATCTCAGCCATCACGAAGTTGGGTCGTGTTGGGGTTATGACTGGTAATGCTGGTGAGATTCGAAGGGATTGTTCACGTGTCAATTAG